The Poseidonibacter lekithochrous region TATTTGCTTTACTTCTTGCATATAAAAATAGTGATGTAGCAATTACACCTGACAAAATTGCAATCATTGCCACATTAAAATACTGTCCAGAAGAAGGAACACCCACGTCATTTATAAAAAATAAAACAATCCATAAAGGTAAACTTCCAAGACTTAGTAAAAATACTTTTACAAAAGCATTATTAATAATTGTCATATCTTTGTTTTCTTCTTTTCTTCTTTTTTTCTCTTGCCATACTAATTGATTTCCAATAGGATATGCAAAAGCAGCTACTAATACAGGTAAAAACCCTAATAATAAAGCTTCTAAATTATCAAAATCAAAATGACTCATATTTACTAATGATATTCCTAAAAATATTACTATTGTAAAAAGCCATATTTTCTTAGATAACTTTTGTCCAAAGAACGATAAAACGAATAATGAAGCTAAAATGGTTAGTTGCCATGTGGTAGCCACTACCCATCCAGGAGAGAAGTTTGCAGCATAACAAATAAGAGAATAAAATATTCCAAATCCTATAGTTCCACTTAGTGTCCAAAACCTAAAGTTCTGCGTATATTCGGCTATTACAGCTTTAAAATAAGCAAAACCCTTAAATGATATAAAGCCTATTACTAAGAAGAATAAAGTATAAAAGAATCGTAAAGTTCCAGACCAATACCAATGTCCACCATCAAGAGAAATAGCCCTATTAATTAAAAAAGTTGCAGAAAAAAATAAAGCAGATAATAATCCTATTATTAAAAGAAAAGACGTATTGTTTTCATATTGTTTTATATATAATTGTATTTTATTCAAAAAGATTCCTAATATTAAAAAAATATTATACATTACATTCTATATAAATCATAAAAAAATTGTATAAAAGTTACAAATCTACCAAATAATCTCATGTAAAATTTAAAGAAAAATTTGAGTATAATCCAAGTTATTAAATATAAAAAGGTTTTAGATGACAGCATTAGAATTAGCTGATATTATTGGAATTATC contains the following coding sequences:
- a CDS encoding multidrug resistance efflux transporter family protein, translated to MNKIQLYIKQYENNTSFLLIIGLLSALFFSATFLINRAISLDGGHWYWSGTLRFFYTLFFLVIGFISFKGFAYFKAVIAEYTQNFRFWTLSGTIGFGIFYSLICYAANFSPGWVVATTWQLTILASLFVLSFFGQKLSKKIWLFTIVIFLGISLVNMSHFDFDNLEALLLGFLPVLVAAFAYPIGNQLVWQEKKRRKEENKDMTIINNAFVKVFLLSLGSLPLWIVLFFINDVGVPSSGQYFNVAMIAILSGVIATSLFLYARSKANTPSKLVAVDASQSGEVFFALLGEMIFLNAVLPNSIGLVGIVVTIIGLVTLVKLGKD